A window from Cryptomeria japonica chromosome 1, Sugi_1.0, whole genome shotgun sequence encodes these proteins:
- the LOC131036651 gene encoding pentatricopeptide repeat-containing protein At4g30700: protein MATAMMMMPRASGVSKLKNFTTFLKVRNLQIHDQYHSNFCRFLSFQTSKEVHYNVGYNPQMTIFLKPMSTSALPNSTYHANPTSRIHGHITNSAAEEDLRILAKEGKFKEAMDAFANMEVKGTHLDSYTYNCVLQCCADNKALGEGKRVIEHMNRTGFKPDVSVNNRILELYGKCGSIQDARQVFDKMSERDSSSWNFMIAGYSYNGLAQEAMQTFGQMKEGGVRPDGNSFLGVLWACSRLGLVDEGKQYFESMSKDYGLLYSMQHYVCMVDILGRSGRLEEAEEFINKMSEKPTALVWNTLLNFCKSHGNAEMEKRVADKVAQLDTNMAALPVSNTGSAGERYANRGVRNNSRDMGRDTDIMKPPTPKASNVHEYRAGTLSHPQREQIYAKLDDLSGKMKEAGYVPDTRYVLHDVDEAQKEIALMHHSERLAIAFGLISTPPGTTLRIIKNLRVCGDCHNAIKIMSKITERELIVRDAKRFHHFKDGKCSCGDYW, encoded by the coding sequence ATGGCTACGGCAATGATGATGATGCCCAGAGCATCAGGCGTGAGCAAACTCAAGAATTTCACCACTTTTTTGAAGGTAAGAAACCtgcaaatccatgatcaatatcaCTCAAATTTTTGCAGATTTTTAAGCTTTCAAACATCAAAAGAAGTACATTATAACGTTGGGTATAATCCTCAAATGACAATATTTTTGAAACCCATGAGCACGTCCGCTCTGCCAAACTCTACTTATCATGCAAACCCAACCAGCAGAATCCATGGTCACATAACTAACAGTGCGGCTGAAGAGGATTTAAGGATTTTGGCCAAAGAAGGGAAGTTTAAGGAAGCCATGGATGCTTTTGCAAATATGGAAGTTAAAGGAACTCATTTAGATTCTTATACTTATAATTGTGTGCTTCAATGTTGTGCGGATAATAAAGCTCTAGGTGAGGGCAAAAGGGTTATTGAGCATATGAATAGGACTGGGTTTAAACCCGATGTTTCTGTAAATAACAGAATCCTTGAGTTATATGGGAAGTGTGGCAGTATACAGGATGCacgacaagtgtttgacaaaatgtctgaaCGAGATTCTTCTTCCTGGAATTTTATGATTGCTGGGTATTCCTATAATGGGCTCGCCCAGGAGGCGATGCAGACTTTTGGACAGATGAAAGAGGGTGGTGTGAGACCGGATGGGAATAGCTTTCTTGGGGTTCTCTGGGCATGTAGTAGACTGGGTTTGGTGGATGAAGGAAAGCAGTATTTCGAGTCTATGAGCAAGGACTAtggactgttgtattcaatgcagcaTTATGTGTGTATGGTTGACATACTAGGTCGTTCTGGCCGGCTGGAGGAGGCAGAGGAGTTTATCAACAAGATGTCGGAGAAACCGACAGCTTTGGTTTGGAATACCTTGCTGAATTTCTGCAAAAGCCATGGGAATGCCGAGATGGAGAAGCGGGTGGCTGACAAGGTTGCTCAATTAGATACCAATATGGCAGCTTTGCCTGTATCCAACACAGGCAGTGCAGGTGAAAGATATGCTAATAGAGGAGTTAGAAACAATAGCCGAGACATGGGGAGAGACACAGATATCATGAAGCCCCCAACGCCAAAGGCAAGTAATGTGCATGAGTATCGAGCAGGAACTTTGTCACATCCGCAGAGGGAACAGATCTATGCAAAGTTGGATGATTTGAGTGGCAAGATGAAGGAAGCAGGGTACGTGCCTGACACAAGGTATGTTCTACATGATGTGGATGAGGCACAGAAAGAGATAGCTCTGATGCATCACAGTGAGAGGTTGGCAATAGCATTTGGACTTATCAGTACTCCTCCAGGAACAACACTGCGGATAATAAAAAATCTCCGAGTATGTGGTGATTGCCATAATGCCATAAAGATTATGTCTAAAATTACGGAGCGGGAACTCATAGTTAGGGATGCAAAACGTTTCCATCATTTTAAGGATGGAAAATGTTCTTGTGGAGACTACTGGTGA